From a single Bryobacter aggregatus MPL3 genomic region:
- a CDS encoding FtsW/RodA/SpoVE family cell cycle protein yields MARKQTDWTLFFTVMMMTCIGLIMVYSATSVTAALRGGDMEASFLRQLFAALISFFLLMWLKRQNYLLLKDPMWAFIPLGLVLASLPIAYFMDGRTHRWIRTPLIQLQPSEFAKPALIVFVAYFLTRRMAAINSRYTLLPAAMTLAVLSGVVLVSDLGTSIALVLPVIALLYVAGIRKRYLLGAAGVALLVMTVGVAVKPYRMARVIAFVDPDYNVISKIDPNGWLKGYVSNSTSTTDPNYQINQAKIAVGSGGALGLGIMGGRQKMLFLPEAHTDCIYAVVGEELGLWGASALLGGYFVIFWRGFRLFWLAKEDFGRFLALGISISLLVQALINISVVLGMGPAKGIPLPLISYGGSSLMSTLISLGILMSVSEDAQWLESAS; encoded by the coding sequence ATGGCACGCAAGCAGACAGACTGGACTCTATTCTTTACCGTCATGATGATGACCTGCATCGGTCTGATCATGGTGTACAGTGCAACCTCGGTGACAGCCGCACTGCGCGGCGGCGACATGGAAGCATCGTTCCTGCGGCAACTCTTTGCTGCTCTCATCTCTTTCTTCTTATTGATGTGGTTGAAGAGGCAGAACTACTTACTACTCAAAGATCCCATGTGGGCGTTCATCCCCCTGGGACTTGTACTGGCATCCTTGCCGATTGCCTATTTCATGGACGGCCGCACCCATCGCTGGATTCGAACGCCGCTCATTCAGCTGCAGCCTTCTGAGTTCGCCAAGCCCGCGCTCATTGTCTTTGTCGCTTACTTCCTCACGCGGCGCATGGCCGCGATCAATAGCCGTTACACGCTCTTGCCTGCAGCCATGACCTTGGCCGTCTTGTCCGGCGTCGTACTTGTCTCGGACCTGGGAACCTCCATCGCACTGGTCCTCCCCGTGATCGCCCTGCTCTATGTCGCAGGTATCCGGAAGCGTTATCTTCTGGGTGCGGCCGGAGTCGCGCTACTGGTCATGACAGTGGGCGTGGCCGTGAAGCCTTACCGCATGGCGCGCGTCATCGCCTTTGTTGATCCGGACTATAACGTCATCTCCAAGATTGATCCAAACGGGTGGCTGAAGGGCTATGTATCAAATTCCACCTCCACCACCGACCCGAATTATCAGATCAATCAGGCCAAGATCGCCGTTGGCTCCGGCGGAGCATTAGGTCTTGGCATCATGGGCGGCCGGCAGAAGATGCTCTTTCTCCCTGAGGCCCACACCGACTGTATCTATGCCGTCGTCGGCGAAGAACTCGGGCTCTGGGGAGCCTCGGCTCTATTGGGCGGATACTTCGTCATCTTCTGGCGGGGCTTCCGCCTCTTCTGGCTGGCGAAAGAGGACTTTGGCCGCTTCCTCGCACTCGGAATCAGCATCTCCCTGCTCGTCCAGGCGCTCATCAACATCAGCGTGGTGCTGGGCATGGGTCCGGCCAAGGGCATCCCCTTGCCGCTGATCAGCTATGGCGGCAGTTCGCTGATGAGCACGCTGATTTCGTTGGGTATTTTGATGAGCGTGAGTGAGGACGCCCAGTGGCTGGAAAGCGCTTCTTGA
- the ftsA gene encoding cell division protein FtsA, which translates to MASKGNYAVGVDAGSAWTRCVICEVVDDALEFRGHGLFESKGWLKGRVTDQKALTEAIRWAVQMAECQALVSVGGVVVGLGGGGIDGMTSRGVYEFGRPRHVDSGDMSYVIKQAAEVKLEHDRMILQVCPQDFVLDGRANIRNPKNMSATRLEAHVHLITASEQEHNIIQGAINEAHLAMDESIFEPCAAAYCATSDTEREHGVGVIDIGAHTTDVVLYEGEALVGSFSVGIGGDHFTKDLSYYLTSSREDAELLKEEFGCALLGLSSGNTLIEVPGSEGRAPREISRWQIVEILEARAEQLFQVIRKEIERLGMDGSLQEGVVLTGGGAKLPGMLDIAERELNCPSRKGLPEHINGWPEELMSPEWTAVAGIAMYAGRMKLRRDSKRRTPRLLNLVLR; encoded by the coding sequence ATGGCCAGTAAAGGGAATTACGCTGTTGGCGTTGACGCCGGAAGCGCCTGGACGCGTTGCGTCATTTGCGAAGTCGTCGACGATGCGCTCGAGTTTCGCGGGCATGGCCTCTTCGAGTCGAAAGGCTGGCTCAAAGGTCGGGTCACCGATCAGAAAGCCCTCACCGAGGCGATCCGCTGGGCCGTGCAGATGGCCGAGTGCCAAGCTCTCGTTTCCGTCGGCGGTGTTGTCGTCGGCTTGGGCGGTGGCGGGATCGATGGCATGACTTCGCGTGGAGTCTACGAGTTCGGCCGGCCACGCCACGTCGACTCCGGCGACATGAGCTATGTGATCAAGCAGGCGGCCGAGGTGAAACTCGAACATGACCGCATGATCCTCCAGGTCTGCCCGCAGGACTTTGTTCTCGATGGCCGTGCGAATATTCGCAACCCGAAGAACATGTCCGCAACTCGCCTCGAAGCCCACGTGCACCTCATCACCGCGAGTGAACAGGAACACAACATCATCCAAGGCGCGATCAACGAAGCGCACCTGGCCATGGACGAGAGCATCTTTGAGCCTTGCGCCGCCGCCTATTGCGCTACCAGCGATACGGAGCGCGAACACGGGGTTGGCGTCATTGACATCGGCGCACACACCACAGACGTTGTCCTCTATGAGGGCGAAGCGCTCGTTGGCAGCTTCAGCGTCGGCATCGGTGGCGACCACTTTACGAAAGATCTTTCGTATTATTTGACCAGTAGCCGTGAAGACGCCGAACTACTGAAAGAAGAGTTCGGCTGCGCTTTGCTGGGCCTGTCGAGCGGAAACACGCTCATCGAAGTCCCTGGAAGCGAAGGACGCGCCCCACGCGAGATCTCCCGTTGGCAGATCGTTGAGATTCTGGAGGCCCGTGCCGAACAATTATTCCAGGTGATTCGCAAAGAGATTGAGAGACTGGGAATGGACGGCAGTCTGCAGGAAGGCGTCGTTCTCACTGGTGGTGGCGCGAAGTTGCCTGGGATGCTGGACATCGCCGAGCGCGAACTGAACTGCCCCTCCCGAAAGGGATTGCCCGAGCACATCAATGGATGGCCGGAAGAATTGATGAGCCCGGAGTGGACCGCGGTGGCCGGAATCGCAATGTATGCCGGGCGCATGAAATTGCGTCGCGATAGCAAGCGCAGAACGCCGCGTCTGTTGAATCTGGTGTTGCGTTAA
- a CDS encoding secondary thiamine-phosphate synthase enzyme YjbQ: MQHIGQLNVPTRGKGLYDITAQVARWVAERTDGTALLTLFCRHTSASLTVQENYDPDVIADIQTFFEHLVPENPRLYTHTLEGPDDMPAHIRTVLTGVNLSIPVDRGKLTLGTWQGIYLFEHRRAAHQRNVVIHLLAED; this comes from the coding sequence TTGCAGCACATTGGTCAACTGAATGTCCCGACTCGAGGCAAGGGACTTTACGATATCACCGCGCAGGTGGCGCGCTGGGTGGCGGAGCGAACAGATGGAACGGCGCTCCTGACTCTGTTTTGCCGTCATACCTCGGCGTCGCTCACGGTTCAGGAGAACTACGATCCGGATGTGATTGCCGACATCCAGACTTTCTTTGAGCATCTGGTGCCTGAGAATCCGCGCCTCTATACGCATACGCTGGAAGGTCCGGACGACATGCCGGCGCACATTCGCACGGTGCTCACGGGTGTGAATCTGAGCATTCCGGTGGATCGCGGCAAGCTGACTCTCGGCACCTGGCAAGGCATCTATTTGTTTGAGCACCGGCGCGCTGCCCACCAAAGAAACGTGGTGATACACTTGCTCGCAGAAGACTAA
- a CDS encoding aldo/keto reductase — protein sequence MSQTRRAFLGSSAALAALHAAPAMPTRSFSHTGQKISILAFGCGSRFLSYKDEDEATAVIHKALDLGINYFDTAYDYGAGLSETRVGKALGARRKDVYLVTKIPARNGDAAMRIIEGSLKRCQTDHFDTLHIHSLTTKEDLAAIEAKDGVLNVMYKMRDQKVARNIGITCHTDPHVLKTALERNDFNVTQFALNAARVGQALNDGDPSRDSFEALALPVAVRKKMGVTAMKIFAQDKLKGKAPAAKLIQYSLSLPVSAVVVGMPTIEMLEQNATIAKTYSPMSHEEMGDLNGQLSQYKASIDHYFHDHVDA from the coding sequence ATGAGCCAAACTCGTCGCGCCTTTCTTGGAAGTTCTGCTGCTCTTGCCGCTCTGCATGCTGCTCCGGCCATGCCGACGCGGTCCTTTAGCCACACGGGCCAGAAGATCTCGATCCTTGCTTTCGGGTGCGGCAGCCGCTTTTTGTCCTACAAGGATGAGGACGAAGCAACGGCAGTCATCCATAAGGCATTGGACCTTGGGATCAATTACTTTGATACAGCCTATGATTACGGCGCCGGCTTGAGCGAGACCCGGGTGGGCAAGGCTTTGGGCGCGCGGCGCAAGGATGTGTATCTGGTCACTAAGATTCCAGCCCGGAATGGCGATGCGGCGATGCGGATCATCGAAGGCTCGCTGAAGCGCTGCCAGACGGATCACTTCGATACGCTCCATATCCACTCTCTGACCACGAAAGAGGATCTGGCCGCGATTGAGGCGAAGGACGGCGTGCTGAACGTGATGTACAAGATGCGCGACCAGAAGGTGGCACGCAACATTGGGATCACCTGCCACACAGACCCGCATGTGTTGAAGACGGCGCTCGAGCGCAACGACTTCAATGTCACACAGTTTGCGTTGAATGCCGCGCGCGTCGGCCAGGCACTCAATGATGGCGACCCGTCGCGGGATAGCTTTGAAGCACTGGCGCTGCCGGTAGCGGTACGCAAGAAGATGGGCGTTACGGCGATGAAGATCTTTGCGCAGGACAAGCTGAAAGGCAAGGCGCCGGCCGCGAAGCTCATCCAGTATTCGCTGTCGCTGCCGGTGAGCGCAGTGGTGGTGGGCATGCCTACCATCGAGATGCTGGAGCAGAATGCCACGATAGCCAAGACCTACTCGCCGATGTCACACGAGGAGATGGGCGATCTGAACGGGCAGCTCTCTCAGTACAAGGCATCGATCGATCACTATTTCCACGATCACGTCGACGCCTAG
- a CDS encoding M28 family peptidase produces MSSKWFLGLLCLSLGAAEVVKEADPKALAAIVSFLASDALEGRDTPSPGLTIAGEFIASEFRRIGIKPGANGFYFQDAKAIARHVQRHGFELSFSDGSKTVKVPLETAQWNVGSKLDLSDASVQKLSYSELKDLSAETVAPVIVLSGPVTGPGAMMAMNRLATKGAKLIVLLGIPAPLPQVSLEFDGRSNAGAVLLRSTDAATEDFLKASTQLTATVKLSEASRKPELVRNVVGLLPGSDASLKDEYLVISAHYDHIGIRPNQPGDNIYNGANDDASGTASMLESARLLVDRKPKRSILFVAFFGEEKGLLGSRYFADHPIVPLRQIVADLNLEQTGRTDSSEGPNVGMANLTGYHFTNIHTFLEEAGQETGVKLVKHEKFNEPYFMASDNAALAAAGIPSTTLSVTYAFPDYHERGDHWDKLDYDNMAKITRTIAQGALLMANAPERVRWNADEVKVKAYRDAAEKLRQMK; encoded by the coding sequence ATGAGTTCTAAGTGGTTCCTTGGCCTGCTCTGTCTGAGCTTGGGCGCAGCAGAAGTCGTAAAAGAAGCAGACCCCAAGGCCTTGGCAGCCATCGTCTCATTTTTAGCGAGCGATGCCCTCGAAGGCCGCGACACTCCGTCCCCCGGACTCACCATCGCCGGCGAGTTCATCGCCAGTGAATTCCGGCGCATTGGCATCAAGCCCGGCGCCAACGGCTTCTACTTCCAGGACGCCAAGGCGATCGCCAGGCACGTCCAGCGTCATGGCTTCGAGCTCAGCTTCAGTGACGGCAGCAAGACCGTGAAGGTGCCGCTCGAGACGGCGCAATGGAATGTCGGCTCGAAGCTCGACTTGAGCGATGCCTCCGTGCAGAAGCTCTCCTATAGCGAACTCAAAGACCTCAGCGCGGAAACCGTTGCTCCCGTTATTGTCCTCTCCGGCCCCGTCACCGGACCGGGCGCGATGATGGCCATGAACCGCCTTGCCACCAAGGGCGCCAAGCTGATCGTACTGCTCGGCATCCCTGCCCCGCTCCCGCAAGTCAGCCTGGAGTTCGATGGCAGAAGCAATGCAGGCGCCGTACTGCTGCGCAGCACCGACGCCGCCACCGAGGACTTCCTCAAGGCATCCACACAGTTAACGGCCACCGTAAAGCTCAGTGAGGCCAGCCGCAAGCCGGAACTCGTCCGCAATGTCGTCGGCCTGCTGCCCGGCAGCGATGCCAGCCTGAAGGACGAGTACCTCGTCATCAGCGCTCACTACGACCACATCGGCATCCGTCCCAATCAGCCCGGCGACAACATCTATAACGGCGCCAACGACGATGCCAGCGGCACAGCCAGCATGCTCGAAAGCGCCAGGCTTCTAGTGGACAGGAAGCCCAAGCGCAGTATTCTCTTTGTGGCCTTCTTCGGCGAAGAAAAGGGACTCCTCGGCAGCCGTTACTTTGCTGACCATCCGATTGTGCCGCTCCGGCAGATCGTTGCCGATCTGAATCTCGAGCAGACCGGCCGCACGGATTCCAGTGAAGGCCCCAATGTCGGCATGGCCAACCTCACCGGCTACCACTTCACCAACATCCACACCTTTCTCGAAGAGGCCGGCCAGGAAACCGGGGTGAAACTCGTCAAGCACGAGAAGTTCAACGAGCCTTACTTCATGGCCAGCGACAATGCGGCGCTGGCAGCCGCCGGAATCCCCTCCACCACCCTCAGCGTTACCTATGCCTTCCCCGACTATCACGAGCGTGGCGACCACTGGGATAAGCTCGACTACGACAACATGGCCAAGATCACCCGCACCATCGCGCAAGGCGCGCTGCTGATGGCAAACGCGCCGGAGCGAGTCCGTTGGAACGCCGATGAGGTCAAGGTAAAGGCTTATCGTGACGCGGCAGAGAAGCTGCGCCAGATGAAATAG
- the murG gene encoding undecaprenyldiphospho-muramoylpentapeptide beta-N-acetylglucosaminyltransferase — protein MAGKRFLMAGGGTGGHVMPLLAVAEQLRARGHEPYFVGTRNGFEARLVPQRSFPMEYIEIGGYQGVGLLRKTKLAYQLPKSIGQCLQSIRKKQPAACFSLGGYVAAPPVAASLLRGVPVAIMEPNAMPGMVNRLMGRYARKALLSFPEAAQFFPREAVEITGLPVREAFFEIAPKARGPWLQVFITGGSQGSQTINKALREVWPLLKESGLAVRLIHQCGKREEEALRRDFASTGLEGSVSAFVDDMPAAFAQADLVICRAGAGTVSELAAAGRPALLIPFPFATDDHQTKNAQAVVKAGGGMMMRDADCNGASLFAVIRRCVEDRSSLETMAERARSLRKPGAAARAADILEEIALKTIVGSNVFS, from the coding sequence GTGGCTGGAAAGCGCTTCTTGATGGCCGGTGGCGGCACGGGCGGACACGTGATGCCCTTGCTGGCGGTCGCCGAGCAACTGCGCGCGCGCGGCCATGAGCCCTATTTTGTCGGCACCCGCAATGGTTTTGAAGCGAGACTGGTCCCCCAACGTAGTTTCCCGATGGAATACATCGAGATCGGCGGCTATCAAGGCGTCGGCCTTCTGCGAAAAACAAAACTCGCCTATCAACTGCCAAAGAGCATCGGCCAATGCCTCCAATCAATCCGGAAGAAGCAGCCGGCCGCCTGCTTCAGTCTCGGCGGTTATGTCGCCGCCCCTCCTGTCGCCGCCAGCCTCTTGCGAGGGGTGCCAGTCGCCATCATGGAGCCGAACGCGATGCCCGGCATGGTGAACCGGCTAATGGGCCGCTACGCCCGTAAGGCGCTGCTGTCCTTTCCAGAAGCGGCACAGTTCTTTCCGCGGGAAGCCGTTGAGATCACCGGCCTGCCCGTGCGCGAAGCCTTCTTCGAGATCGCACCCAAGGCCCGCGGTCCCTGGCTCCAGGTGTTCATCACCGGTGGCAGTCAGGGATCGCAAACCATCAACAAGGCCCTGCGCGAAGTCTGGCCCCTATTAAAGGAAAGCGGACTCGCCGTCCGTCTCATACACCAATGCGGCAAGCGTGAGGAAGAGGCGCTACGCCGCGACTTTGCCAGCACCGGGCTAGAGGGCAGCGTCAGCGCCTTTGTCGACGATATGCCCGCAGCCTTTGCACAAGCGGACTTGGTCATTTGCCGCGCCGGCGCGGGCACCGTGAGTGAACTGGCTGCGGCGGGAAGACCAGCTCTGCTGATTCCCTTCCCCTTCGCAACCGACGACCATCAGACGAAGAATGCGCAAGCCGTCGTCAAGGCAGGCGGGGGCATGATGATGCGTGACGCGGACTGCAATGGCGCCTCTTTGTTCGCCGTCATTCGCCGTTGCGTCGAGGATCGCAGCAGTCTGGAAACGATGGCGGAGCGGGCTCGTTCTCTCCGCAAACCAGGAGCCGCGGCGCGGGCGGCCGACATTTTGGAAGAAATCGCGCTAAAAACAATAGTAGGTAGTAATGTTTTTTCGTAA
- a CDS encoding cell division protein FtsQ/DivIB: MASEKEKKKASKESTIDFSKILSRSVMACGLIVLIGGGVLLEGQVERYLMRDTRFYLERAPEYGDPPPNLQIDGLHYASREMVLKTFEEDLGRSVFLLPLDKRRTELMSKPWIRDATVSRLWPNRVSVQILERKPVAFVKREGGAETTVIDSDGVLMEAPPAASFSLPVVSGVGPEVSDEARRFRIHRVERLIKDLGEHVKEIGEIDAEDSDNMQIVQALHGKAVTLVLGNRNFKLRYENFLAMADQLMEKLPNAQSFDLRLEEQVTAAEKKTPRRKNGQ; the protein is encoded by the coding sequence ATGGCGTCAGAGAAAGAGAAGAAGAAGGCAAGCAAGGAATCGACGATAGACTTCTCGAAGATTCTCAGCCGCTCCGTCATGGCTTGCGGCCTGATTGTGCTGATCGGCGGAGGCGTGCTGCTCGAAGGCCAGGTGGAGCGCTATCTGATGCGCGATACGAGATTTTATCTCGAGCGCGCCCCCGAGTATGGCGACCCGCCACCCAATCTGCAAATCGATGGCCTGCATTACGCCAGCCGCGAGATGGTCCTCAAAACCTTTGAGGAAGATCTCGGCCGCAGTGTCTTCCTCCTACCTCTGGATAAACGGCGCACGGAACTGATGTCCAAACCCTGGATTCGTGATGCAACAGTATCCCGTCTCTGGCCCAATCGTGTGAGCGTGCAGATTCTCGAGCGCAAGCCAGTTGCCTTCGTCAAGCGGGAAGGGGGCGCAGAGACCACCGTCATCGACAGCGACGGCGTTCTGATGGAAGCCCCGCCCGCGGCAAGCTTCAGCCTGCCGGTCGTCTCGGGTGTTGGGCCAGAGGTGAGCGATGAGGCCCGGCGCTTCCGCATCCACCGCGTCGAGCGGCTGATCAAAGATCTGGGAGAGCACGTCAAAGAAATCGGTGAAATCGATGCCGAAGACAGCGACAATATGCAGATCGTGCAGGCGCTACACGGGAAAGCCGTCACGCTGGTGCTGGGCAACCGCAACTTCAAGTTGCGCTATGAGAATTTCCTGGCGATGGCGGACCAGTTGATGGAGAAACTGCCCAACGCCCAGAGTTTCGACCTCAGACTCGAAGAGCAAGTAACCGCAGCGGAAAAGAAAACGCCGAGGAGGAAAAATGGCCAGTAA
- the ftsZ gene encoding cell division protein FtsZ: protein MLNPLMNGSKLKFSLEDDFSLNTKIKVIGVGGGGSNAVARMMDSGLTGVEFHIMNTDKQALQASPVPNKLAIGTKITNGLGAGADPAVGRNAALEDTDKIIEILEGADMVFVTAGLGGGTGTGAAPVVAALARELNALTVAVVTKPFDFEGPRRRKSGERGLCELANAVDTVIPIPNDRLLSLVPKGTSFFEAFRIADDVLRQAVQGISDIITTPGLINRDFSDIKGIMTGMGYAMMGTASATGDNAAMEAAEQAISCPLLEEGGVRGARGILINITGSSRLGLHEVNAACSLIRQAAAFDDVQINFGVVMNESMGQEVKITVIATGFERETLPQIERRVRQSEMPEVIMGTPHYLSASASAAPQPLTFPAFENFPTPTEPVIIEPQEPEAYAFAPEPVEEPMAPPPQEAAPEEDDYDMPAFLKRERRLFQ, encoded by the coding sequence ATGTTGAACCCGTTGATGAATGGAAGCAAGTTGAAGTTCTCGCTGGAGGACGACTTTTCGCTCAACACAAAGATCAAGGTGATCGGAGTGGGTGGCGGCGGCAGCAATGCCGTTGCGCGGATGATGGATTCTGGCCTGACGGGTGTGGAGTTCCACATCATGAACACCGACAAGCAGGCCTTGCAAGCCTCCCCGGTGCCCAACAAGCTCGCCATCGGGACCAAGATTACCAATGGCCTGGGCGCGGGCGCCGATCCCGCCGTGGGCCGCAACGCCGCCCTCGAAGACACCGACAAGATCATCGAGATTCTTGAAGGCGCGGACATGGTCTTTGTCACGGCCGGCCTTGGTGGCGGCACCGGCACCGGTGCGGCGCCTGTCGTTGCAGCGCTCGCCCGCGAACTCAACGCCCTTACCGTCGCCGTCGTCACCAAGCCCTTCGATTTCGAAGGTCCCCGCCGCCGCAAGAGTGGCGAACGCGGCCTCTGCGAACTCGCCAACGCCGTCGACACCGTCATCCCGATTCCCAACGATCGCCTGCTCTCCCTCGTGCCCAAGGGCACCAGCTTCTTTGAAGCCTTCCGCATCGCCGACGATGTGTTGCGCCAGGCCGTACAAGGCATCAGCGACATCATCACGACTCCCGGCTTGATCAATCGTGACTTCTCCGACATCAAGGGCATCATGACCGGCATGGGCTACGCCATGATGGGCACCGCTTCCGCCACAGGCGACAACGCCGCGATGGAAGCAGCGGAACAGGCCATCAGTTGTCCGCTTCTCGAAGAAGGTGGCGTGCGCGGTGCGCGCGGCATCCTGATCAACATCACCGGCTCCAGCCGTCTTGGGCTGCATGAGGTGAATGCGGCCTGCTCGCTCATCCGCCAGGCAGCGGCCTTCGACGACGTGCAGATCAACTTCGGCGTCGTCATGAACGAGAGCATGGGCCAGGAAGTCAAAATCACGGTCATCGCGACGGGCTTTGAACGGGAGACGCTGCCGCAGATTGAACGGCGCGTCCGGCAAAGCGAAATGCCGGAAGTCATCATGGGTACGCCTCACTATCTGAGCGCCAGCGCATCAGCGGCCCCACAGCCGCTCACCTTCCCCGCTTTTGAGAACTTCCCCACGCCCACAGAACCAGTAATTATCGAGCCGCAAGAGCCCGAGGCCTACGCCTTTGCGCCAGAGCCGGTGGAGGAACCCATGGCGCCTCCCCCGCAGGAAGCAGCGCCCGAAGAAGATGACTACGACATGCCAGCGTTCCTGAAGCGGGAACGGCGCCTCTTCCAATAA
- the murC gene encoding UDP-N-acetylmuramate--L-alanine ligase has product MFFRKQHFHFTGIGGIGMSGIAEVLLTLGNQVSGSDLKSTPITQRLAERGARIFVGHAANNIGEDVTALVVTSAVDESNAEIQEARHRKIPVIPRGELLAELMRLKYGIAIGGSHGKTTTTSMTATILSTGGLDPTVVVGGRVSTMGGSNARVGQSDLLVVESDESDGSFLKLAPIMAVVTNIDREHLDFYKTFERVLASFTDFVNRVPFYGVAIVCIDDENVRRMLPDVKRRVITYGTTPQADLVIRNVEPGKTLTSFELQWRGDALGRFEVQVPGAHNVLNATAAIAVSIELGLDVSKIAEGLAAFRGVDRRFQFKGEVAGVTVIDDYGHHPTEVRATLSAARQRQFSKIHVLFQPHRYTRTQILMDDFAGSFFDADSVTVLPIYAASEEAIAGVSSETLVEKMRGQGQRDVEYSPSLEAAARSLAAKAKSGEMILTLGAGTVSQAGEMILAELSK; this is encoded by the coding sequence ATGTTTTTTCGTAAGCAGCATTTCCATTTTACGGGCATTGGCGGAATCGGTATGAGTGGCATTGCCGAGGTCTTGCTGACCCTTGGAAATCAAGTCTCCGGTTCTGATTTGAAGTCCACCCCCATTACGCAACGCCTTGCGGAACGGGGTGCGCGCATCTTTGTGGGCCATGCCGCCAATAACATCGGCGAGGACGTCACAGCCTTAGTGGTCACCTCCGCCGTCGACGAAAGCAATGCGGAGATTCAGGAAGCCCGCCACCGCAAGATACCAGTGATTCCGCGTGGCGAACTGCTCGCTGAGCTCATGCGGCTAAAGTACGGCATCGCCATCGGTGGCAGTCACGGCAAGACCACCACCACTTCGATGACCGCCACCATCCTCTCCACCGGCGGTCTCGACCCCACCGTTGTCGTCGGTGGCCGCGTCAGCACCATGGGCGGCTCCAACGCTCGTGTCGGCCAAAGCGACCTGCTCGTGGTCGAAAGCGACGAGAGCGACGGCAGCTTCCTCAAGCTGGCGCCAATCATGGCTGTCGTCACCAATATCGACCGTGAGCATCTCGATTTCTACAAGACCTTTGAACGCGTGCTAGCCAGCTTCACGGACTTCGTCAATCGCGTCCCCTTCTATGGCGTCGCAATCGTCTGCATCGACGATGAGAATGTACGCCGCATGCTTCCTGATGTGAAGCGCCGCGTCATCACCTACGGCACCACGCCGCAGGCCGATCTGGTGATCCGCAATGTGGAACCCGGCAAGACCCTCACCAGTTTTGAGCTGCAATGGCGCGGCGATGCGCTCGGCCGCTTTGAGGTTCAGGTTCCTGGCGCGCACAACGTATTAAATGCAACGGCCGCAATCGCCGTCTCCATCGAGTTGGGCCTTGATGTGTCGAAGATCGCGGAAGGCCTAGCCGCATTCCGTGGTGTCGATCGCCGCTTCCAGTTCAAAGGCGAAGTCGCCGGAGTCACCGTCATCGACGATTATGGCCATCACCCCACAGAGGTCCGAGCCACGTTGAGCGCGGCGCGCCAACGGCAATTCTCAAAGATCCACGTCCTCTTCCAACCTCACCGCTACACGCGGACCCAGATTCTGATGGACGATTTCGCAGGCAGCTTCTTTGACGCCGATTCGGTCACCGTGCTGCCCATCTATGCAGCAAGCGAAGAAGCAATTGCAGGCGTCTCGAGTGAAACGCTGGTAGAAAAGATGCGTGGCCAGGGACAGCGCGATGTCGAGTACTCGCCGAGTCTCGAAGCCGCGGCACGCAGCTTGGCAGCCAAGGCAAAGAGCGGAGAAATGATCCTGACCCTGGGCGCGGGAACCGTCTCCCAGGCAGGCGAAATGATTCTTGCGGAGTTGAGCAAATAA